The genomic stretch CATGCGTCCCGCGGCGGTCCTGCTCGACTTCGGCGGTGTGCTGGCCGATGCGCCCCCGCAACGGACGGCGCCGCCCGGCCTCGTGCTGCGCGTCTTCAACCTGGTCGGCGGCGCGCTGACCCCGGGCGAGATCCAGCGTTCGCTCACCGAGGGCGCGGCCGCCTATGCCGCCTGGCGCGACGAGGACTGGCCGGACGAGCTGAGCCAGGCCGAGGTGTGGGAACGGTTCATCCTGCACGGGTGGCCTCCGGCGGCTCAGATCCCCGTACGCGGCGCCGTGCGCAAACTGAGCTACGAGTGGGCGTGGCGGGACAGTTGGGCGGTCCGTCCCGGGATCGTGGAGGCGTTGCGGTACGCGTACGGGGCCGGCATCCCGCTGGCCGTGGTCTCGAACACGCTGTCGGGGGCCGCCCACCGCCACTTCCTCGACAAGTCGCAGCTGGGCGAGCTGTTCGCCGTGCAGATCTACAGCGACGAGGCGGGTGTCCGCAAACCCAACCCGCAGATGATCTGGAACGCCACCGACGAGCTGGGCGTCGACCCGGCCGCCTGCTGGTTCGTCGGCGACACCCCGCGCCGGGACATCGTCTGCGGCCGCCGCGCGGGTGTCGGCCGGGTCATCCTGATGCCTTCACCCCGCACGGCCACCGAGCCCGGCGGCCCACCTCCCGACGACACGGTCGAGGACGGCCACGCCCTGAAGGCCCTGCTGCAGGAGTGTGCCTAGGCGTTCAGCAGGCTGACGAGCCCGTCCGGCGCACCCGCCCCGAAGATCAGCTCGACGGTCTCGCGGGCGGCCACGGCCTCGGCCTCGCCACGGCGGAACATGATTTTCTCGTACGCGGTGACGGCTGTGCGAGGGCCCGCGGCGATCGCCTGGCCCAGTTCCGCGCCGTCGAGCATCGCGATGTTCGCGCCCTCCCCGCCGGGCACTGTCACGTGCGCCGCGTCGCCGAGCAGGGTGACCCCGGGCGTCGGGTTCCACCGGTGCCCGTCGGGCAGGGCATGAATGCTGCGCAGCACGGGTGCCGTGTCGCTGTCGGCGATCAACGAGACCAGCTCGGGCGCCCAGCCGTCGAACTCGGCGGCGATGCGTTCCCGGGCCAGGCCGGTGCGGGCGAACCACTCGACCGGGCGGCTGAGGACCACGTACGTGTGGATGACGTTGCCCGCCTCCCGGTGTGCGAGGAATCCCTGGCCGGGCGTGAGGGCGTACATGGCGCCGCTCCCGACCGTCTCGGCCGCGGCGGGGTGGCGTTCGTCGACGTCGTGCAGGTAGGTGTCGATGTAGCTGAGGCCGGTGTAGGTCGGCGTGTCGTCCGAGAGCAGCGCCCGCACCCTGGACCAGGTGCCGTCGGCCCCCACCAGCAACTCGGACACCATGGTCGACCCGTCCGCGAACGTGAGCTCGTGGCGCCCGCCACCGAGGGGCGCCGCAGCCCGTAGTTTCTTCCCCCACCGTACGGTCCCGGCCGGCAGCGATTCCAGCAGGATGCGCCGGATGTCGCCGCGCAGCGCCTCGGGACGGGTCATGGAGCCGTCGTCGGGAATCTCGGCCAGCAGAGTGCCGTGCCGGTCGAGGACCCGCTGGGCGCTGCCGCCCCGGTGGACGATCGAGCGGAACTCCCGGGTCAGCCCGGCGATCTCCAGGGCGAGCTGCCCGTTGTGCTCGTGCAGATCGAGCTGGCCGCCCTGGGTGCGCGCGCCGGGGGAGGGCTCCGACTCGTAGACGGTGGCTGGGACGCCGTGCAGGTGCAGGACCCGGGCGAGGGTGAGCCCACCGAGCCCGGCGCCGACGATCGTGACGGGAGTCGTCATGGTGTTCCCTTTCGTTGGACCGGCGGTCCATTCACTCCACTATTGGACCGCCGGTCCAAGTCTGTCAAGATGGTGCCCATGACACCCCGGCGCAGCGACGCACTGTCCCGCGAGCGCATCGTCGAGGCGGCCGTCCGGATCCTCGACACGAAGGGTGAGGGAGGCCTGACCCTGCGGGCGGTCACCGCTCACCTCTCGACCGGCCGGGGCGCGATCTATCACCACGTCACGAACAAGGAGGAGCTGCTTGCCGCGGCCGCCGACGACGTCATCCGGGCAGTGGTGACAGGCGATTCCGTACGGGATCTGGCCCTCGGCATTTTCGACGCGATCGACGTGCATCCGTGGCTGGGGGCGCAGCTCGCCCGTGATCCCTCGCAGCCCGCCGTCCTGCGGATCTTCAAGAGCGTCGGGGTGGGGCTGCGTACGCACGGGCTGGCCGGGACGGCACTGTCCGACGCAGGCGCGGCCCTGGTCAACTACGTGCTCGGCGCGGCGGCCCAGCACGCCGCAGGCGCCCGGCAGGCAGCCGGCGAGTCCGCGCGCGAGGACTACCTTGAAGCGCTGGCCGCGGAGTGGGCGGGCAGCGACGACGATCCGCTGGTGCAGGAGGCGGCTGCGCTGTTGCCCGGACACGACGACCGGGCCCAGTTCCTGGCCGGGGTGGACATCTTCCTACGCGGGATCAGCGGTTGATCAGCTGCCAGACCTTGGTGTGGCGGGCCGGGACGCTCTCCAGCGAGACCGGCACCGGGATGTCGTACGCGGCCCGCTCGATCAGGCCCGAATCGGGCAGGTAGGCCCGGCCCGGGTCGCCCACCAGCACCAGGGCGCCGCGGCCGGCCGCCCGGCGCAGGAAGGGCAGCACGCGGGCGGCCATCTCGCGGCTGTAGAAGACGTCGCCGGCCAGGATCACCCCGTACTCGTCGTTGGCCGCGTCGAGGATGTCCTCCTCCAGCGCGATGACGTCGACGTTGTTGGCGGCGGCGTTCGCGGCGGCCGCGGCCAGCGAGTACGGGTCGATGTCGTTGGCTGTCACCGGGTGGGCGCCGGCCACCGCCGCGGCCACGGCGACCAGGCCCGAACCGGTGGCGAAGTCGAGCACCGATCGGCCCGCGACCAGCTCCGGGTGGTCGAGCACATGCCGGGCCAGGGCCTGACCGCCGGCCCAGGCGAACGCCCAGAACGGTGGCGGCTGGGCCACGCCGGCGGCCTCGGTCTTTTCCCAGAGCGCTATCGGCTCGTCCGCCTGAAAAAGGGTGATCTCGGGGACGAACGGGACGGGGGCGGGGGTCGTGTTGCCGCGAATGAACTCCAGGAGCACCAGACGATTGTGCCCGGTTCCTCAAGCCGGGCCGCGCCGGACCGATCAGATGACACAGCAGGTCACCCCACGGAAAAGGAACCCCCATGCCGGCTCGCTGGGCCGCCGCCCTCTTCGGCGGCTGGATGGCGGTGCTCGCGGTGCTGTTCGTGCTGGTTCCGGCCGGCGCGCAGACACCGGTGCGCCTGCTCGCCGGGATCACCGCCGCGGTCGTGGTGACGCTCGGGGTACGCCGGAACCGGCCCGCCCACCGCTTCCCGTGGGTCATGCTGACCACCGCGATCACCCTCTCGGTGGCCGGCACGGCGATGTACCGCGCGCCCGGTTCGGTGCACGCCAGCCTGCCCGGCCTGGCCGACATCGGCTCGCTGCTGGTGCTGGCCGGATACCCCGCGCTCGCCGTCATGCTGGTGGCCTTCCTGCGCCGCCGCCCCGGCGACCCCCGCGATCGGGCCGCGGTCCTCGACTCGCTCACCGTCACGGCCGCTGTCGCGCTGCTCACGTGGAGCTTCCTGATCGGCCCGAACGTGCAGGCGGCGACGGCACCGGCCTGGCAGCGGATCGCGTTCCCCCTCGGCGACCTGGTGCTGGTCGGCATGCTGGCCCGGTTCCTCGTCAGCGGCGTCACCGCCCGCGCCGGCCGCCTGCTCGGCGCGGGGCTGGTGCTCCTGCTGCTCGGCGACATCGGGTACGAGATGTCGCTGCTCGACGGCCCCACCACCGTGCTCGGCCTGGGCCGGATCGCGCTCTACGCCGCGGCCGGCCTGGCTGCCCTGCACCCGTCGATGGCCGAGCTCGACCGGCCCGCCGGGCTGCCCGTGGCCCAGCTCGGCCGGGGCCGTCTCGCCCTGCTCGGGGTCGCCTCGATGGTGGCGCCGGTCGTGCTGGTGGTGCGCATGGGGCGCGACGGCGAGGTGCCCGACCTGACCGTCGTGGCCACGCTCAGCGCCCTGACGTTCCTGCTGGTGCTCGTGCGGATGGCCGACATCATGGCCGGCCACCGGCAGGCGCTGGCCCGGGAACGGGCGCTGCGCGGGGCGTCGGCGGCGCTGGTCTCCGCGGCCGACACCGACCAGGTCGCGGACGCCGTCCGTACGGCGGTGGCTCATCTGCTGCCCCCGGACACCGGGCATGCCGTCGTGCTGGCCGTGACCATCGCCCAGCACGGGCCGCTCGCCCCCGAGGCGGCCCAGCAGGCGGCGATCGACAGGTCGGCCGGGACAGCCGCGCGGATGATCCCCACCCGCGACGTCGACTGGGCGGTCTCGGTGCGGCTGGCCAACTTCCCGATGACGCTGCGCTGCCCGCTGGTGCTGGCCGACCGGCCGACCGGTGACCCGCTGCTGGGCGTGCTGCACGTCGCCGCCCCGACACCGGCCCTGTCCGGGCTGTCGCGCTCGATCGAGGTGCTGGCGACCCAGGCCGCCCTGGCCCTCGAACGGATCGGGCTCAGCCAGGAGGTCATCCGCCGCAACAGCGAAACCTATTTCCGTACGCTCGTGCAGAAGACCTCCGACGTGATCCTCATCGTCGACGAGGAGGACCTGGTCCGGTACGCGAGCCCGTCCGCCACGGCCGTGCTGGGCGGGGACCCGACGGGGCTGCTGCTGCCCGCCGTGATCCA from Paractinoplanes brasiliensis encodes the following:
- a CDS encoding FAD-dependent oxidoreductase, which gives rise to MTTPVTIVGAGLGGLTLARVLHLHGVPATVYESEPSPGARTQGGQLDLHEHNGQLALEIAGLTREFRSIVHRGGSAQRVLDRHGTLLAEIPDDGSMTRPEALRGDIRRILLESLPAGTVRWGKKLRAAAPLGGGRHELTFADGSTMVSELLVGADGTWSRVRALLSDDTPTYTGLSYIDTYLHDVDERHPAAAETVGSGAMYALTPGQGFLAHREAGNVIHTYVVLSRPVEWFARTGLARERIAAEFDGWAPELVSLIADSDTAPVLRSIHALPDGHRWNPTPGVTLLGDAAHVTVPGGEGANIAMLDGAELGQAIAAGPRTAVTAYEKIMFRRGEAEAVAARETVELIFGAGAPDGLVSLLNA
- a CDS encoding class I SAM-dependent methyltransferase; amino-acid sequence: MLLEFIRGNTTPAPVPFVPEITLFQADEPIALWEKTEAAGVAQPPPFWAFAWAGGQALARHVLDHPELVAGRSVLDFATGSGLVAVAAAVAGAHPVTANDIDPYSLAAAAANAAANNVDVIALEEDILDAANDEYGVILAGDVFYSREMAARVLPFLRRAAGRGALVLVGDPGRAYLPDSGLIERAAYDIPVPVSLESVPARHTKVWQLINR
- a CDS encoding TetR/AcrR family transcriptional regulator, which gives rise to MTPRRSDALSRERIVEAAVRILDTKGEGGLTLRAVTAHLSTGRGAIYHHVTNKEELLAAAADDVIRAVVTGDSVRDLALGIFDAIDVHPWLGAQLARDPSQPAVLRIFKSVGVGLRTHGLAGTALSDAGAALVNYVLGAAAQHAAGARQAAGESAREDYLEALAAEWAGSDDDPLVQEAAALLPGHDDRAQFLAGVDIFLRGISG
- a CDS encoding HAD family hydrolase, with the protein product MRPAAVLLDFGGVLADAPPQRTAPPGLVLRVFNLVGGALTPGEIQRSLTEGAAAYAAWRDEDWPDELSQAEVWERFILHGWPPAAQIPVRGAVRKLSYEWAWRDSWAVRPGIVEALRYAYGAGIPLAVVSNTLSGAAHRHFLDKSQLGELFAVQIYSDEAGVRKPNPQMIWNATDELGVDPAACWFVGDTPRRDIVCGRRAGVGRVILMPSPRTATEPGGPPPDDTVEDGHALKALLQECA
- a CDS encoding EAL domain-containing protein; amino-acid sequence: MPARWAAALFGGWMAVLAVLFVLVPAGAQTPVRLLAGITAAVVVTLGVRRNRPAHRFPWVMLTTAITLSVAGTAMYRAPGSVHASLPGLADIGSLLVLAGYPALAVMLVAFLRRRPGDPRDRAAVLDSLTVTAAVALLTWSFLIGPNVQAATAPAWQRIAFPLGDLVLVGMLARFLVSGVTARAGRLLGAGLVLLLLGDIGYEMSLLDGPTTVLGLGRIALYAAAGLAALHPSMAELDRPAGLPVAQLGRGRLALLGVASMVAPVVLVVRMGRDGEVPDLTVVATLSALTFLLVLVRMADIMAGHRQALARERALRGASAALVSAADTDQVADAVRTAVAHLLPPDTGHAVVLAVTIAQHGPLAPEAAQQAAIDRSAGTAARMIPTRDVDWAVSVRLANFPMTLRCPLVLADRPTGDPLLGVLHVAAPTPALSGLSRSIEVLATQAALALERIGLSQEVIRRNSETYFRTLVQKTSDVILIVDEEDLVRYASPSATAVLGGDPTGLLLPAVIHPAERSRLTEVLASLRTGEGFKEGLDFHGLADVVLEMHGQDLRSDPTVAALVITLRDVTERRRLEAELTHRVFHDAMTGLANRVLFHDRLGHALARGARDGSVVGVLFIDLDDFKKVNDTLGHAVGDQLLIGVANRIAGALRADDTAARLGGDEFAALVENVQDPGAVEETAQRILAAMAEPIVLDDGSELTAVASIGITTTPEADTADELLRQADLALYVAKGAGKNQWRRYQAHLHNAMVARLELRSALDHAVHEGHFLLAYHPVVDLTTDQAVGFEALVRWHHPTRGIIAPAEFLEVAEESGLVVPMGRWVLDQALHTVAQWWRTLPRSRRPYVSVNVSARQFRDGAFVEQVKQALAYAGVPPQALMLELSEHLLAGEHDAIWEDLAVLHDLGVGIAIDDFGTGHSAPGDLRRRPLDVVKIDRTFLDDKTLVTGLVTLARSLGLTVIAEGIEDTAHRDTLIELGCLLGQGYLLSNPLDGTEALSLMTGGSPLPLVA